One genomic window of Anthonomus grandis grandis chromosome 3, icAntGran1.3, whole genome shotgun sequence includes the following:
- the LOC126734485 gene encoding uncharacterized protein LOC126734485, with translation MAEQSLNNHEGAASETPEAATLSEASYEEGHFIDYTMFEPKKYYAASTKSKNAYFYQDYPYVKPTQSDFDRKEVTGSKLFEKTKKVVTIDSTVKDEPSRDASILISGFGMRNVASFQQLIKMSHEERRKWELKKLWRDEHGKTRRSKEEEELLLASARSTKTETSTSTDSRSRTSKTSSDSLTQTDATIRKNRPELKHLDYLLGLETEVEEEPKPFPEIEEEGATDYFKYSSKKSVKEAQKYLRIHRIFECFQFIIAHMLSANAENPIEFILNLLNKCILYRSGLGNPPLLYEKKHINKLFDLMDRMGSGYIEICQYVTGMKTLGICTFNEDPDLNDEGLVTRETFVEEAYEAQVAIFEELIKKRPEKNKQKFRKAPGILDSVSVPSLNPPYFIPSDLFKFSKHQLNSSTSSQHENFEGE, from the exons atggctGAGCAAAGCTTAAACAACCATGAGGGAGCTGCTTCAGAAACACCAGAAGCTGCGACTCTCTCTGAAGCCAGCTATGAAGAAGGACATTTTATTGACTACACTATGTTTGAACCCAAAAAATATTATGCTGCAtcaactaaatctaaaaatgcatatttttatcAAGACTACCCTTACGTGAAGCCCACCCAATCGGATTTTGATAGAAAAGAG GTTACCGGCAGTAAActatttgaaaaaactaaaaaagtagTTACAATTGATTCAACTGTAAAAGACGAGCCTAGTAGAGATGCCTCAATTCTTATATCAGGCTTTGGGATGCGCAATGTGGCATCTTttcaacaattaattaaaatgtctcacgaagaaagaagaaaatggGAGTTAAAAAAGCTTTGGAGAGATGAACATG GAAAAACTAGAAGATCTAAGGAAGAGGAAGAGTTGCTTTTGGCATCAGCTCGCTCTACTAAAACTGAAACATCTACCAGTACAGACTCGCGATCAAGAACATCCAAAACTAGTTCAGATAGTTTAACACAAACTGATGCGACTATTAGAAAAAACCGTCCAGAATTGAAACATTTGGATTATCTTCtag GCTTAGAAACGGAAGTTGAAGAGGAACCAAAACCATTTCCAGAAATAGAAGAAGAAGGTGCTacagattattttaaatattcttcaaaaaaatcagTGAAAGAAGCTCAGAAGTATTTGAGGATTCATAGAATATTTGAatgttttcaatttattattgcCCACATGCTAAGTGCAAATGCCGAAAATcctattgaatttattttaaacttacttaATAAATGCATCCTATatag GTCTGGATTGGGAAATCCTCCgcttttatatgaaaaaaagcaCATTAATAAGTTATTTGATTTAATGGATAGAATGGGATCGGGATACATAGAGATTTGTCAATATGTTACTGGAATGAAAACGCTTGGAATATGCACATTTAATGAGGATCCTGATTTAAATGATGAAG GTTTGGTAACAAGGGAAACGTTTGTGGAAGAAGCCTACGAAGCACAAGTGGCCATTTTTGAAGAACTAATTAAGAAAAGGCCCgagaaaaataaacagaaatttaGAAAAGCTCCAGGAATTTTGGACAGTGTCTCTGTACCAAGTCTTAATCCACCCTACTTCATTCCTTCAgatctatttaaatttagtaagcATCAGCTTAACAGTTCTACATCAAGTCAACATGAGAATTTTGAAGGAGAGTAA
- the LOC126734005 gene encoding apolipoprotein D has protein sequence MLTKCVVYVVYLLFVLSFVDGGLRKRKEDKTKCPKVKAIRNFDIEGMLHNWYVIEYYASSEEALAYRCMRAEFTMSSSDVITMNFTYSFTDDPLNEQLIGNITWIIPNPAEPAHWTHSEDTYEGVYNTFVLDSDYISWALLLHCAEKSKVPRYLSSFIMSREPTLGVNVISYLRDKLPQYDIDLSYMFNMTQTDCNSTDFENIPPSLLINLNRPQMGDRRHPMKHIH, from the exons aTGCTGACAAAGTGTGTGGTATATGTtgtgtatttattatttgttctaagTTTTGTGGATGGTGGTCTTAGAAAACGGAAAGAAGACAAAACTAAATGTCCGAAAGTGAAGGCGATCAGAAATTTTGATATTGAAGGG atgTTACATAATTGGTACGTCATAGAGTACTACGCAAGCTCAGAAGAAGCACTAGCATATAGATGCATGCGAGCCGAGTTCACCATGAGTTCCTCAGACGTTATCACAATGAACTTCACTTATAGCTTTACTGATGATCCATTAAACGAACAGCTGATCGGTAATATCACATGGATAATACCAAATCCTGCTGAACCTGCTCATTGGACCCATTCAGAAGACACTT ATGAAGGAGTATATAACACATTTGTCTTAGACTCCGACTATATATCATGGGCTTTACTATTACATTGTGCGGAAAAATCTAAAGTACCAAG atACCTCTCAAGTTTTATTATGAGTAGGGAACCAACTCTAGGAGTGAACGTGATATCATATCTACGAGACAAATTGCCCCAATACGATATTGATTTGTCTTATATGTTCAATATGACACAAACTGATTGTAATTCTacagattttgaaaatataccGCCATCTTTATTGATTAATCTGAATAGGCCTCAAATGGGAGACCGGAGACACCCGATGAAACATATTCATTAG